One genomic window of Micropterus dolomieu isolate WLL.071019.BEF.003 ecotype Adirondacks linkage group LG06, ASM2129224v1, whole genome shotgun sequence includes the following:
- the zbtb41 gene encoding zinc finger and BTB domain-containing protein 41: MKKKPCNPLRPKRSRQVSASNEDPSTGLGSNTPPNNETVPESTSRMRHLAMSQHSHNLLKFFNEDRTRQRFCDVSVSVGGKLYSAHKVVLAHGSSYFHAELSKNPATAHVTLDHVDDSVFQHLLGFLYTSECVVAEVDLPALTEAARFLDMMDILKLLCEDGSNNPVCVIQAQDEIRGSPEVEITSSDSPAGDADIQSPFDVQCTMCSRQFSTENSLQNHFAESHADVQRETTTEKEKKEGQWTATTRRSARRRRTPTKYQRDDVKYTINTPEEKQRTVSPIEQGEERGEEGGKVVVENQAPKLEANKTSKPAQEEDVVDEDGDMNEELLAQRKVVEDCAADKSAGQHGSDGEQAEHQAVGEVEAHVPAAGSSTKSPVYPEGLAPVIIQTSSRKTLKCPKCDKTFDRAGKYESHTRVHTGEKPFQCDICLQRYSTKSNLTVHKKKHASDAPLQKKEHKCPFCSKLHASKKTLAKHVRRFHPDHIQEFLTKRKRKSEGWKCAICLKTFTRRPHLQEHMILHTQDRPFKCSFCDEYFKSRFARLKHQEKYHLGPFPCEICGRQFNDTGNRKRHIECTHGGKRKWTCFICGKSVRERTTLKEHLRIHSGEKPHLCSICGQSFRHGSSYRLHLRVHHDDKRYECDECGKTFIRHDHLTKHQKIHSGEKAHQCEECGKCFRRHDHLTVHYKSIHLGEKVWQKYKTAVHQCEVCKKEFKGKSSLEMHFRTHSGEKPHRCPECNQTFRIKKTLTKHMVIHSDARPFNCPHCSATFKRKDKLKYHVDHVHSTRFTEQPLGTLSEDRIVSIPFEEPSKAYRAEPKSTLQSTSPPTNVCVPVTLVPVQMTGGLQGDMNTHRASSLSSQTQSVVSMQGQQQNSGYQAAADLAFLEKYTLNPQPANIVHPVRPDQMLDPREQSYLGTLLGLDSASSVQNMSNTDHTH, encoded by the exons ATGAAGAAAAAACCTTGTAATCCTCTGCGTCCCAAACGGAGCAGGCAGGTTAGTGCCAGCAATGAAGATCCGAGCACTGGGCTGGGCTCCAACACCCCACCAAACAATGAGACTGTCCCAGAATCAACCTCACGAATGAGGCACCTGGCTATGTCACAGCACAGTCACAACCTCCTCAAGTTCTTCAACGAGGATCGGACCCGGCAAAGGTTCTGtgatgtgtctgtgtctgttggtggGAAGCTCTACAGTGCCCACAAGGTGGTGTTGGCCCATGGGAGCAGCTACTTCCATGCTGAGCTGTCCAAGAACCCTGCCACAGCACATGTGACTCTGGACCATGTGGATGACTCTGTTTTCCAGCACCTGCTTGGGTTTTTGTACACCTCTGAGTGCGTTGTCGCAGAGGTAGACCTCCCAGCTCTTACTGAAGCGGCCCGATTCCTGGACATGATGGATAtactgaagctgctgtgtgaagATGGGAGCAACAACCCAGTGTGTGTGATCCAGGCACAGGATGAGATAAGAGGGTCTCCTGAAGTGGAAATTACCTCCAGTGACTCACCAGCAGGCGACGCAGACATCCAGAGCCCATTTGATGTTCAGTGCACAATGTGCAGTCGCCAGTTTAGCACTGAAAACTCCCTGCAGAACCACTTTGCTGAGAGTCATGCTGATGTACAGCGGGAAACCACAactgagaaagagaagaaggaagGTCAGTGGACTGCTACCACACGAAGATCAGCTCGCAGGAGGAGAACACCCACCAAGTATCAGAGAGATGATGTGAAGTACACTATCAACACtcctgaagaaaaacaaaggacTGTATCACCAATAGAGCAAGGTGAAGAAAGAGGGGAAGAAGGAGGAAAGGTGGTAGTGGAAAACCAAGCGCCCAAACTGGAAGCAAACAAGACATCTAAACCAGCTCAGGAGGAAGATGTAGTGGACGAGGATGGAGACATGAATGAGGAACTACTTGCCCAGAGGAAAGTTGTTGAGGATTGTGCTGCAGACAAGAGTGCAGGTCAGCATGGTTCAGACGGAGAACAGGCAGAGCACCAGGCTGTTGGAGAGGTGGAAGCGCATGTACCAGCAGCAGGAAGCTCTACCAAGAGTCCAGTGTACCCCGAGGGACTGGCCCCGGTCATCATCCAAACCTCCAGCAGGAAGACTCTCAAGTGCCCCAAATGTGACAAGACCTTTGACCGAGCAG gGAAGTATGAGAGTCACACCAGAGtgcacactggagagaaaccattccAGTGTGACATCTGTCTTCAGCGCTACTCCACCAAGTCTAACCTGACCGTACACAAGAAGAAGCACGCCAGCGACGCTCCCTTGCAGAAGAAGGAGCACAAATGCCCCTTCTGTAGCAAACTCCATGCCAGCAAGAAAACCCTGGCTAAGCATGTCCGGAG GTTTCATCCAGACCACATCCAAGAGTTTCTTaccaagaggaagaggaagagtgaAGGCTGGAAATGTGCT ATTTGTCTGAAGACATTCACCCGCAGGCCTCATCTGCAGGAGCACATGATCCTGCACACCCAAGACCGGCCTTTTAAATGCTCCTTCTGTGACGAATACTTCAAGTCCAGGTTTGCCAGGCTGAAGCACCAAGAAAAGTACCACTTAG GTCCATTTCCCTGTGAGATTTGTGGCCGGCAGTTTAATGACACTGGCAACAGAAAGAGGCACATTGAGTGCACACATGGAGGCAAAAGAAAGTGGACCTGCTTTATTTGTGGGAAGTCTGTAAGGGAAAG GACAACCTTGAAAGAGCACTTGAGGATCCACAGTGGGGAGAAGCCTCATCTCTGCAGTATCTGTGGTCAAAGCTTCCGTCATGGCAGCTCCTACAG GCTCCACCTCAGAGTCCACCATGACGACAAGCGCTATGAATGTGATGAATGTGGGAAAACCTTCATACGCCATGATCACCTGActaaacatcagaaaatacacTCAG GTGAGAAAGCGCACCAATGTGAAGAATGTGGCAAATGCTTCAGGCGGCATGACCATCTGACGGTCCACTATAAAAGCATTCATTTGGGAGAGAAAGTTTGGCAGAA GTATAAAACCGCTGTACATCAGTGTGAGGTTTGCAAGAAAGAATTTAAAGGGAAGTCCAGTCTAGAAATGCACTTCAGGACCCACTCAG GTGAGAAACCCCACAGGTGTCCTGAGTGCAACCAGACATTTCGGATCAAGAAGACCTTGACAAAGCACATGGTGATTCACTCCGATGCCCGCCCTTTTAACTGCCCCCACTGCAGCGCCACctttaaaagaaaagacaagctCAAGTACCATGTTGACCACGTGCACAGCACACGTTTTACTGAGCAGCCCCTTGGCACACTCAGCGAGGACAGAATAGTCTCCATTCCCTTTGAGGAACCCTCTAAGGCATACCGTGCTGAACCTAAGTCGACCCTCCAGAGTACCTCTCCTCCTACGAATGTCTGCGTACCCGTCACTTTAGTTCCTGTCCAGATGACAGGAGGGCTGCAGGGCGACATGAACACGCACAGggcctcgtctctctcctcccaAACTCAGAGTGTTGTGAGCATGCAAGGACAGCAGCAAAACTCTGGCTACCAGGCCGCGGCAGACCTGGCATTCTTAGAAAAGTACACCCTCAACCCCCAGCCCGCCAACATTGTCCACCCTGTGAGGCCCGATCAGATGCTGGACCCCCGAGAGCAGTCCTACCTTGGCACGCTGCTGGGGCTGGATTCAGCTTCCTCTGTGCAGAACATGTCTAATACTGATCACACGCACTGA